A stretch of Bradyrhizobium sp. CCBAU 53338 DNA encodes these proteins:
- the purQ gene encoding phosphoribosylformylglycinamidine synthase subunit PurQ translates to MKAAILVFPGINRERDMARALRLISGHEPAMVWHAETSLPAGTDLVVVPGGFSYGDYLRCGAIAARAPVMDAVRDYAAKGGLVLGVCNGFQILCESGLLPGVLMRNARLKFICKDVHLRVERSDTPFTRGYNAGQVIRVPVAHGEGNYEADEETIKRLEGEGRVLYRYCSAEGVVDEANNINGAAHSIAGIVNDKGNVLGMMPHPENHVEDIMGCTDGRGLFAGLTAHLDRAA, encoded by the coding sequence ATGAAAGCCGCCATCCTCGTCTTCCCCGGCATCAACCGCGAACGCGACATGGCGCGTGCGCTCAGGCTCATCTCGGGCCATGAGCCCGCTATGGTGTGGCATGCCGAGACGTCGCTGCCTGCCGGCACCGATCTCGTCGTCGTGCCCGGCGGCTTCTCCTACGGCGATTACCTGCGCTGTGGTGCGATTGCGGCGCGGGCGCCGGTGATGGATGCGGTGCGCGACTATGCGGCCAAGGGCGGCCTCGTGCTCGGCGTCTGCAACGGCTTCCAGATCCTCTGCGAGTCCGGCCTGCTGCCGGGCGTGCTGATGCGCAACGCGCGGCTGAAGTTCATCTGCAAGGACGTGCATCTGCGCGTCGAGCGTTCCGACACGCCGTTCACCCGCGGCTACAATGCCGGCCAGGTGATCCGCGTGCCGGTCGCCCATGGCGAGGGCAATTACGAGGCGGATGAAGAAACCATCAAGCGGCTCGAAGGCGAGGGGCGCGTGCTCTACCGCTACTGCTCGGCCGAGGGCGTGGTCGACGAGGCCAACAACATCAACGGCGCGGCGCATTCCATTGCCGGCATCGTCAACGACAAGGGCAACGTGCTCGGCATGATGCCGCATCCGGAAAACCACGTCGAAGACATCATGGGCTGCACCGACGGCCGCGGCCTGTTCGCGGGCCTCACCGCGCATCTCGACCGGGCAGCGTAA
- a CDS encoding DUF1476 domain-containing protein produces the protein MSEFNKREEGFEKKFALDEEQKFRAEARRNRLLGLWAAEKLGMSGDAATAYAKEVVAADFEEAGDGDVLRKVMADLIAKNIAITEQAIRAKMSELIAVAAAEVKAGK, from the coding sequence ATGAGCGAATTCAACAAGCGCGAAGAAGGGTTTGAAAAGAAGTTTGCCCTCGACGAGGAGCAGAAATTCAGGGCGGAAGCCCGTCGCAACCGCCTGCTGGGGCTGTGGGCGGCCGAGAAGCTCGGGATGTCGGGCGATGCCGCCACGGCCTACGCCAAGGAGGTGGTCGCGGCCGACTTCGAGGAGGCCGGCGACGGCGATGTCCTGCGCAAGGTCATGGCCGATCTCATCGCCAAAAACATCGCCATCACCGAACAGGCGATTCGGGCCAAGATGAGCGAGCTGATCGCGGTCGCGGCCGCCGAGGTGAAGGCCGGAAAATAG
- the purS gene encoding phosphoribosylformylglycinamidine synthase subunit PurS has translation MKARVTVTLKTGILDPQGKAIEGALKSLGVDGVASVRQGKVFDIELAGADKAKAEAALKDAADKLLANTVIENYRVELL, from the coding sequence GTGAAGGCACGTGTCACCGTTACCCTGAAGACCGGCATCCTCGATCCGCAGGGCAAGGCCATCGAAGGCGCGCTGAAATCGCTCGGCGTCGACGGCGTGGCCAGCGTGCGGCAGGGCAAGGTGTTCGACATCGAGCTCGCCGGCGCCGACAAGGCCAAGGCCGAAGCCGCGCTGAAGGACGCCGCCGACAAGCTGCTCGCCAATACCGTGATCGAGAACTATCGGGTCGAGCTGCTCTGA
- the purB gene encoding adenylosuccinate lyase, whose amino-acid sequence MSQDHISNVLAQRYASPAMRAIWSGEGKVRLERDYWIAVLKGQRDLGIPVPDGVIEAYERVKDQVDLDSIMRRERITRHDVKARIEEFCDLAGHEHLHKGMTSRDLTENVEQLQVYRGLQLIETKSIAALIRFARHAKQLRDMPFTARTHNVAAQVTTLGKRIAMFGEEMLVSHQSLVNVLDTYPARGLKGAVGTRLDQITLFNGDAGKARALEQRILVHLGLPKSFDAVGQVYPRSLDFRAVSVLTELASGPGNFAKTLRLMAGHELASEGFAKGQVGSSAMPHKMNSRSCERINGLHVVLKGYLAMAAGLAGDQWNEGDVSCSVVRRVMLPDAFLAMDGLLETLLSVLDQMEIFDAVVATELNRYLPFLLTTTVMMEAVKKGAGREGAHEAIKEHAVAAIRDLRTGKIVQNDLLKRLAADQRLGLSEAELNQVLEHGRANSGDAGAQVDYFAEQVDALAKAKPEAAKYTPGAIL is encoded by the coding sequence ATGTCTCAGGATCACATCTCCAACGTCCTCGCCCAACGCTACGCCTCGCCCGCCATGCGCGCCATCTGGAGCGGCGAAGGCAAGGTCCGCCTCGAACGCGACTACTGGATCGCCGTGCTGAAGGGCCAGCGCGATCTCGGCATTCCCGTGCCCGATGGCGTGATCGAGGCTTATGAGCGCGTGAAAGACCAGGTCGACCTCGACTCCATCATGCGGCGCGAGCGCATCACCCGTCACGACGTCAAGGCGCGGATCGAGGAGTTTTGCGATCTCGCCGGTCACGAGCACCTGCACAAGGGCATGACCAGCCGCGACCTCACCGAGAACGTGGAGCAATTGCAGGTCTACCGCGGGCTCCAGCTCATCGAGACCAAGAGCATCGCCGCGCTCATTCGCTTTGCCAGGCACGCCAAGCAGCTCCGCGACATGCCGTTCACGGCGCGCACGCACAACGTCGCCGCGCAGGTCACGACGCTCGGCAAGCGCATCGCCATGTTCGGCGAGGAGATGCTGGTGTCGCACCAGAGCCTGGTCAACGTGCTCGACACCTATCCCGCGCGCGGCCTGAAGGGCGCGGTCGGCACGAGGCTCGACCAGATCACCTTGTTCAACGGCGATGCCGGCAAGGCCCGCGCGCTCGAACAGCGCATTCTCGTCCACCTCGGCCTGCCCAAGAGCTTCGATGCGGTCGGCCAGGTCTATCCGCGCAGCCTCGACTTCCGCGCGGTCAGCGTGCTGACCGAGCTTGCCAGCGGTCCCGGCAATTTCGCCAAGACGCTGCGCCTGATGGCGGGCCATGAGCTTGCCAGCGAAGGTTTTGCCAAGGGCCAGGTCGGCTCGTCCGCGATGCCGCACAAGATGAACAGCCGCTCGTGCGAGCGCATCAACGGCCTGCATGTCGTGTTGAAGGGCTATCTCGCGATGGCCGCAGGGCTCGCCGGCGACCAGTGGAACGAGGGCGACGTCTCCTGCTCGGTCGTTCGCCGCGTCATGCTGCCCGACGCCTTCCTCGCCATGGACGGCCTGCTCGAAACCCTGCTGTCCGTGCTCGACCAGATGGAAATCTTCGACGCCGTCGTCGCAACCGAACTCAACCGCTATTTGCCCTTCCTGCTCACCACCACGGTGATGATGGAGGCGGTGAAGAAGGGCGCGGGCCGCGAAGGCGCGCATGAGGCGATCAAGGAGCATGCGGTCGCTGCCATCAGGGACCTCCGCACCGGCAAGATCGTGCAGAACGACCTACTGAAGCGTCTCGCCGCCGATCAGCGTCTCGGTCTCAGCGAAGCCGAGCTGAACCAAGTGCTCGAGCACGGCCGCGCCAATTCCGGCGATGCCGGCGCGCAGGTCGATTACTTCGCCGAGCAGGTCGACGCGCTGGCGAAGGCAAAGCCTGAAGCGGCCAAGTACACGCCGGGCGCCATTCTCTAG
- a CDS encoding cyclic nucleotide-gated ion channel, whose amino-acid sequence MRLVPRGIGLRDPDLRDRLYELLEHDPLAYSVGSRFIRIIIGVIVLDVAAMILASVPQLDAQFDALFSGITILCVIVFALEYAARLWTVAGHTPRNGSPLADRLGYAFSALGIIDLMAFLPAAIVLMMGRHATLAALGVLPFFKLIRYSPAMRSLLAAVHAERRALIGCVVILIGAVLTFASLLYAIERDVQPDKLGTIPQAMWWAIVTLGTVGYGDVVPVTPLGKFVSVFAIISGFAMIALPVAIISSAFAEEVRRRDFVVTWGMLARVPLFSHLSAGEIADIMRLLRARTIEQGEILVRRGDAASSMYFITAGEVEIALPSQHVRLGDGTFFGEIALLHKTKRSGTVTATRKTRLLLLDAQDFHALIARMPMLAAHVQETARARLEETGDLAAAELAQAEREGTDR is encoded by the coding sequence ATGCGCCTCGTTCCGCGAGGAATTGGGCTTCGCGATCCCGACTTGAGGGATCGCCTCTACGAATTGCTGGAGCACGATCCGCTGGCCTACTCGGTCGGATCGCGCTTCATTCGGATCATCATTGGCGTCATCGTGCTCGACGTTGCCGCGATGATCCTCGCGTCGGTGCCGCAACTCGATGCGCAATTCGACGCGCTGTTCTCCGGCATCACCATCCTCTGCGTCATCGTGTTCGCGCTGGAATATGCCGCGCGGCTCTGGACCGTGGCGGGCCACACGCCGCGCAACGGCTCGCCGCTCGCCGACCGGCTCGGCTATGCGTTCTCGGCGCTCGGCATCATCGACCTCATGGCGTTCCTGCCCGCCGCGATCGTCCTGATGATGGGCCGGCACGCGACGCTGGCCGCGCTCGGCGTGCTGCCGTTCTTCAAGCTGATCCGCTACTCGCCGGCGATGCGCTCGCTGCTCGCCGCCGTGCACGCCGAGCGGAGGGCGCTGATCGGCTGCGTCGTCATCCTGATCGGCGCGGTGCTCACCTTCGCCTCGCTGCTCTACGCCATCGAGCGCGACGTGCAGCCGGACAAGCTCGGCACCATCCCGCAGGCGATGTGGTGGGCGATCGTGACGCTCGGCACCGTCGGCTATGGCGACGTCGTGCCGGTGACGCCGCTCGGCAAGTTCGTCTCGGTGTTCGCGATCATCAGCGGTTTCGCCATGATCGCGCTGCCGGTGGCGATCATCTCGAGCGCCTTTGCCGAAGAGGTGAGGCGGCGGGATTTCGTCGTCACCTGGGGCATGCTGGCGCGGGTGCCGCTGTTCTCGCATCTGTCGGCGGGCGAAATCGCCGACATCATGCGGCTGCTGCGCGCGCGCACGATCGAGCAGGGCGAGATCCTCGTGCGCCGGGGCGATGCGGCCTCGTCGATGTATTTCATCACCGCCGGCGAGGTCGAGATCGCGCTGCCGAGCCAGCATGTGCGGCTCGGTGACGGTACCTTCTTCGGCGAGATCGCACTGCTGCACAAGACCAAGCGCAGCGGCACGGTGACCGCGACGCGCAAGACGCGGCTGCTGCTGCTCGACGCCCAGGACTTTCACGCCCTGATCGCGCGCATGCCGATGCTCGCCGCGCACGTTCAGGAGACGGCGCGCGCACGGCTGGAAGAGACCGGCGATCTCGCGGCGGCAGAGCTGGCGCAGGCCGAGCGCGAGGGCACCGACCGCTGA
- a CDS encoding TrmJ/YjtD family RNA methyltransferase — MSGTDKSKAGLSLDGPIVILVEPQLGENIGMAARAMGNFALGALRIVNPRDGWPNIAAQRAAAGADHILEKVELFDTVAQAVADLDLLFATTARPHDQAKPVVGPEAAAAEISGHVATGGKAGILFGRERWGLTNEEVGLSNRIITFPVNPGFASLNLAQAVLLVGYEWFKHATSGELPHGMPERSERASQHQMQAFFDNLVRELDRVEFLRPAEKRDTMLVNLRNIFSRMEPTKQDMHTLHGVVMAIAEGRKGPAKGGVLDGEQATRLRALLAEHGQAGGAPDSGSTVRGLARLLRRNPTDAERLLWQALTRDRRFAGGFKRQTPVGRHIPDFVSFPHRIAIELVNPGEGDTIAADRASRRAWLEARDYRVLEIRAADVERDLEAELVRLQEMVERGA, encoded by the coding sequence ATGTCGGGGACTGACAAGAGCAAGGCAGGCCTGTCGCTGGACGGTCCCATCGTGATCCTGGTCGAGCCGCAGCTCGGGGAAAACATCGGCATGGCCGCGCGCGCCATGGGCAATTTTGCGCTTGGCGCCCTGCGCATCGTCAATCCGCGCGACGGCTGGCCGAACATTGCCGCCCAGCGGGCGGCGGCCGGCGCCGACCACATTCTGGAAAAGGTCGAGCTGTTCGACACGGTGGCGCAGGCGGTCGCCGACCTCGACCTGCTGTTCGCCACCACCGCGCGGCCCCACGACCAGGCCAAGCCCGTGGTCGGGCCGGAGGCGGCAGCAGCCGAGATCTCGGGGCACGTTGCGACCGGCGGCAAGGCCGGCATCCTGTTCGGCCGCGAGCGCTGGGGCCTGACCAACGAGGAGGTCGGGCTTTCCAACCGTATCATCACCTTCCCGGTCAATCCGGGCTTTGCCTCGCTCAACCTCGCCCAGGCGGTGCTGCTGGTCGGCTACGAATGGTTCAAGCATGCAACCTCGGGCGAGCTGCCGCACGGCATGCCTGAGCGATCCGAGCGGGCCTCGCAGCACCAGATGCAGGCCTTCTTCGACAATCTCGTGCGCGAGCTCGACCGGGTCGAATTCCTGCGCCCGGCGGAGAAGCGCGACACCATGCTGGTGAACCTGCGCAACATCTTCAGCCGGATGGAGCCGACCAAGCAGGACATGCACACGCTCCACGGCGTGGTGATGGCGATCGCGGAAGGGCGCAAGGGACCGGCCAAAGGCGGTGTGCTCGACGGCGAGCAGGCCACGCGCCTGCGCGCGCTCTTGGCCGAGCATGGGCAGGCCGGCGGCGCGCCGGACAGCGGCTCGACCGTGCGCGGCCTCGCGCGCCTGCTCCGCCGCAATCCGACCGATGCCGAACGCCTGCTCTGGCAGGCGCTGACCCGCGACCGTCGCTTCGCAGGTGGGTTCAAGCGTCAGACCCCGGTCGGCCGCCACATCCCCGATTTCGTCTCGTTCCCACACCGGATCGCGATCGAGCTGGTCAATCCGGGCGAAGGCGACACCATCGCCGCTGATCGCGCGTCGCGGCGAGCGTGGCTCGAGGCGCGCGACTATCGCGTGCTGGAGATCCGTGCGGCGGATGTGGAGCGGGATCTGGAGGCGGAGCTGGTGCGCCTGCAGGAGATGGTGGAGCGGGGCGCGTAG
- the purC gene encoding phosphoribosylaminoimidazolesuccinocarboxamide synthase, with the protein MSRRRRIYEGKAKVLYEGPEPGTLIQHFKDDATAFNAKKHQVIEGKGVLNNRISEYLFQHLNDIGVPTHFIRRLNMREQLIREVEIVPLEVVVRNVAAGSLSQRLGIEEGTQLPRSIIEFYYKNDQLNDPMVSEEHITAFGWATPQEIDDIMALAIRVNDFLTGLFLGIGIRLVDFKMECGRLFENEMMRIIVADEISPDSCRLWDIKSNEKLDKDRFRRDLGGLLEAYTEVAKRLGILMENERPQGTGPVLVKS; encoded by the coding sequence ATGAGCCGTCGGCGTCGCATTTATGAAGGCAAGGCAAAGGTTCTCTACGAAGGTCCGGAGCCCGGTACCCTGATCCAGCACTTCAAGGATGACGCCACCGCGTTCAATGCCAAAAAGCATCAGGTGATCGAGGGCAAGGGTGTCCTCAACAACCGGATCTCGGAGTACCTGTTTCAGCACCTCAACGACATCGGGGTGCCGACCCACTTCATCCGCCGCCTCAACATGCGCGAGCAGTTGATTCGCGAGGTCGAGATCGTGCCGCTCGAGGTGGTCGTGCGGAACGTCGCCGCCGGCTCGCTGTCGCAGCGCCTCGGTATCGAGGAGGGCACGCAGCTGCCCCGTTCGATCATCGAGTTCTACTACAAGAACGACCAGCTCAACGACCCCATGGTGTCGGAAGAGCACATCACCGCGTTCGGCTGGGCCACGCCCCAGGAGATCGACGACATCATGGCGCTCGCCATCCGCGTCAACGACTTCCTGACCGGCCTCTTCCTCGGCATCGGTATCCGCCTCGTCGACTTCAAGATGGAGTGCGGCCGGCTGTTCGAGAACGAGATGATGCGGATCATCGTCGCCGACGAGATCTCGCCGGACAGCTGCCGTCTGTGGGACATCAAGTCGAACGAGAAGCTCGACAAGGATCGTTTCCGCCGGGATCTCGGCGGCCTGCTCGAGGCCTACACGGAAGTCGCCAAGCGCCTCGGCATCCTCATGGAGAACGAGCGTCCGCAGGGCACGGGTCCCGTGCTGGTGAAAAGCTGA
- the cynS gene encoding cyanase, with protein sequence MKREDLTEKLLDIKREKGWSWKHVCEKIGGYSEVLIVGAILGQMKLTKPQAANAAELFGLSKAETTMLNETPMRGMPMPPTDPLIYRFYELVMVNGPAWKALIEEEYGDGIMSAIDFDMVMERLPNPKGDRVKITMSGKFLPYKYYGASGNVPDYGFKEE encoded by the coding sequence ATGAAACGCGAAGACCTCACCGAAAAGCTGCTCGACATCAAGCGCGAGAAGGGCTGGAGCTGGAAACACGTCTGCGAAAAAATCGGCGGCTATTCCGAGGTGCTGATCGTCGGGGCGATCCTCGGCCAGATGAAGCTGACGAAGCCGCAAGCGGCCAACGCCGCTGAGCTGTTCGGCCTTTCGAAGGCCGAGACCACGATGCTGAACGAGACGCCGATGCGCGGCATGCCGATGCCGCCGACCGATCCTTTGATCTACCGGTTCTACGAACTGGTGATGGTCAATGGTCCGGCCTGGAAGGCGCTGATCGAGGAAGAGTACGGCGACGGTATCATGTCGGCGATCGATTTCGACATGGTGATGGAGCGCCTGCCGAATCCGAAGGGCGACCGCGTCAAGATCACGATGTCAGGCAAATTCCTGCCGTACAAATATTACGGCGCCAGCGGCAACGTCCCGGACTACGGCTTCAAGGAAGAGTGA
- a CDS encoding NADP-dependent isocitrate dehydrogenase, with protein sequence MAKIKVSNPVVELDGDEMTRIIWQYIKDKLINPFLDVELQYFDLGMEYRDHTNDQVTVDAAEAIKKVGVGVKCATITPDEARVKEFNLKQMWKSPNGTIRNILGGCIFREPIICKNVPRLVPGWTKPIIIGRHAYGDQYRATDIKFPGKGTLSLKFVGEDGTVIEKEVFKAPGAGVAMEMYNLDDSIIDFARASFNYGLLRNYPVYLSTKNTILKVYDGRFKDIFQEIFDAEFKKEFDAKGLTYEHRLIDDMVASALKWSGGYVWACKNYDGDVQSDTVAQGYGSLGLMTSVLLTPDGKTVEAEAAHGTVTRHYREHQKGKETSTNSIASIFAWTRGLAHRAKLDNNAELAKFASTLEKVCVDTVEEGYMTKDLALLVGADQRWLSTTGFLDKVADNLVKAMAA encoded by the coding sequence ATGGCAAAAATCAAGGTATCCAATCCCGTCGTCGAGCTCGATGGCGACGAGATGACCCGGATCATCTGGCAGTACATCAAGGACAAGCTGATCAACCCGTTCCTGGATGTCGAGCTGCAGTATTTCGACCTGGGCATGGAGTACCGCGACCACACCAACGATCAGGTGACCGTCGACGCCGCCGAGGCGATCAAGAAGGTCGGCGTCGGCGTCAAGTGCGCCACCATCACCCCGGACGAGGCCCGGGTGAAGGAGTTCAACCTCAAGCAGATGTGGAAGTCGCCGAACGGCACCATCCGCAACATTCTCGGCGGCTGCATCTTCCGCGAGCCGATCATCTGCAAGAACGTGCCGCGCCTGGTTCCCGGCTGGACCAAGCCGATCATCATCGGCCGCCACGCCTATGGCGACCAGTACCGCGCCACCGACATCAAGTTCCCGGGCAAGGGCACCCTCTCGCTGAAGTTCGTCGGCGAGGACGGCACCGTCATCGAGAAGGAAGTGTTCAAGGCTCCGGGCGCCGGCGTCGCCATGGAGATGTACAATCTCGACGATTCCATCATCGACTTCGCCCGCGCTTCCTTCAACTACGGCCTGCTGCGCAACTATCCGGTCTATCTCTCGACCAAGAACACGATCCTCAAGGTCTATGACGGCCGCTTCAAGGACATCTTCCAGGAGATCTTCGACGCCGAGTTCAAGAAGGAGTTCGACGCCAAGGGCCTGACCTACGAGCACCGTCTGATCGACGACATGGTCGCCTCGGCGCTGAAATGGTCGGGCGGCTATGTCTGGGCCTGCAAGAACTACGATGGAGACGTGCAGTCGGACACGGTCGCGCAGGGCTACGGCTCGCTCGGCCTGATGACCTCGGTCCTGCTCACGCCCGACGGCAAGACCGTCGAAGCGGAAGCTGCCCACGGCACGGTGACCCGTCACTACCGCGAGCACCAGAAGGGCAAGGAGACCTCGACCAACTCGATCGCGTCGATCTTCGCCTGGACCCGTGGCCTCGCCCACCGCGCCAAGCTCGACAACAACGCCGAGCTGGCGAAGTTCGCCTCGACGCTGGAGAAGGTCTGCGTCGACACGGTCGAGGAAGGCTACATGACCAAGGACCTCGCGCTCCTGGTCGGCGCCGACCAGCGCTGGCTGTCGACCACCGGCTTCCTCGACAAGGTCGCTGACAACCTCGTGAAGGCGATGGCAGCTTAA
- the alaS gene encoding alanine--tRNA ligase, with protein sequence MSGVNEIRSTFLNFFAENGHEIVSSSPLVPRNDPTLMFTNAGMVQFKNVFTGVEKRPYQRATTSQKCVRAGGKHNDLDNVGYTARHLTFFEMLGNFSFGDYFKERAIELAWKLITKDFGLKKDKLLVTVYHTDDEAHGLWKKIAGFTDDRIIRIPTSDNFWAMGDTGPCGPCSEIFIDRGDHIWGGPPGSPEEDGDRFLEFWNLVFMQYEQVTKEERVDLPRPSIDTGMGLERMACIMQGVDSVFETDLFRHLIDATSSALGSGPNEQTVASFRVIADHLRSSAFLVADGVLPSNEGRGYVLRRIMRRAMRHAQLLGAKEPLMHRLVWALVREMGQAYPDLMRAENLIEETLRLEETRFRKTLSRGLAILDEKSASLKKGDMFDGDVAFTLYDTYGFPLDLTQDALKSRGIGVDQAAFTDAMERQKAKARESWKGSGEAASEAIWFPLREKLGATEFLGYETESAEGVVSALVKDGAEVAGLKAGDTGALLLNQTPFYAESGGQVGDTGVLTGEGGIRFRVTDTQKKLGDFFVHVGTVESGELKVGTALQLEVDHSRRSSIRAHHSATHLIHEALRQVLGDHIAQRGSMVAPDRLRFDFVHPKPITAEELARVEDIANDVVLENDEVMTRVMGVDEAREAGARALFGEKYGDEVRVVSMGKTARERGVNALGWSVELCGGTHVRRTGDIGLITLTGESAVASGVRRIEALTGNYARKHANDTMALAKTAASELRTSLDDVPARITALMEERKKLERELSDARKKLAMGGGASAGNNAASGVREVGGVKLMARAVQGIEMKDLKSLADEAKKQIGSGVVAIVGVTEDGKAGIVVGVTADLTARFNAVNLVRVASEALGGKGGGGRPDMAQAGGPDGAKATDALAAIEKAILEQKAAGA encoded by the coding sequence ATGAGCGGCGTCAACGAGATCAGGTCGACCTTTTTGAACTTCTTTGCCGAGAACGGCCACGAGATCGTGTCGTCCTCGCCATTGGTGCCGCGCAACGATCCGACGTTGATGTTCACCAATGCCGGCATGGTGCAGTTCAAGAACGTCTTCACCGGCGTCGAGAAGCGGCCCTACCAGCGCGCCACGACGTCGCAGAAATGCGTGCGTGCCGGCGGCAAGCACAACGACCTCGACAATGTCGGCTACACCGCGCGCCATCTCACCTTCTTCGAGATGCTCGGCAACTTCTCGTTCGGCGACTATTTCAAGGAGCGCGCGATCGAGCTGGCCTGGAAGCTCATCACCAAGGATTTCGGGCTGAAGAAGGACAAGCTGCTCGTCACCGTCTACCATACCGACGACGAGGCGCACGGGCTCTGGAAGAAGATCGCCGGCTTCACCGACGACCGCATCATCCGCATCCCGACGTCGGACAATTTCTGGGCGATGGGTGACACCGGCCCGTGCGGCCCGTGCTCGGAGATCTTCATCGACCGCGGCGACCATATCTGGGGCGGCCCTCCCGGCTCGCCGGAAGAGGACGGCGACCGCTTCCTCGAATTCTGGAATCTCGTGTTCATGCAATATGAGCAGGTGACGAAGGAGGAACGCGTCGACCTGCCGCGTCCCTCGATCGACACCGGCATGGGCCTCGAGCGCATGGCCTGCATCATGCAGGGCGTCGACAGCGTGTTCGAGACCGACCTGTTCCGTCATCTGATCGACGCGACGTCGTCCGCGCTCGGCAGCGGGCCGAACGAGCAGACTGTGGCCTCTTTCCGCGTCATCGCCGATCATCTGCGCTCCTCCGCCTTCCTCGTTGCGGACGGCGTGCTGCCCTCGAACGAGGGCCGCGGCTATGTGCTGCGCCGGATCATGCGCCGCGCGATGCGCCATGCGCAGCTGCTGGGCGCCAAGGAGCCGCTGATGCACCGGCTGGTCTGGGCGCTGGTCCGCGAGATGGGCCAGGCCTATCCCGACTTGATGCGCGCGGAGAATTTGATCGAGGAAACGCTGCGGCTGGAAGAGACCCGCTTCCGCAAGACTCTGTCGCGCGGCTTGGCGATCCTGGATGAGAAGAGCGCTTCCTTGAAGAAGGGCGACATGTTCGACGGCGACGTCGCCTTCACGCTGTACGACACGTATGGTTTTCCGCTGGACCTGACGCAGGACGCGCTGAAGTCGCGCGGCATCGGTGTCGACCAGGCTGCGTTCACCGACGCGATGGAGCGGCAGAAGGCCAAGGCGCGCGAGTCCTGGAAGGGCTCGGGCGAGGCGGCTTCCGAGGCGATCTGGTTCCCGCTGCGCGAGAAGCTCGGGGCCACCGAATTTCTGGGCTACGAGACCGAGAGCGCCGAAGGCGTGGTCTCGGCGCTGGTGAAGGATGGCGCGGAAGTGGCCGGCCTCAAGGCCGGCGATACCGGCGCGCTTCTGCTGAACCAGACGCCGTTCTATGCGGAATCAGGCGGCCAGGTCGGTGACACCGGCGTGTTGACGGGCGAGGGCGGCATCAGGTTCCGCGTCACCGACACGCAGAAGAAGCTCGGCGATTTCTTCGTGCATGTCGGCACCGTCGAGAGCGGCGAGCTGAAGGTCGGAACTGCACTGCAGCTCGAGGTCGATCATTCCAGGCGCTCGTCGATCCGCGCGCATCACTCCGCGACGCATCTCATTCACGAGGCGCTGCGCCAGGTGCTCGGCGACCACATCGCCCAGCGCGGCTCGATGGTGGCGCCGGACCGGCTGCGCTTCGACTTCGTGCATCCGAAGCCGATCACGGCGGAGGAACTCGCCCGCGTCGAGGACATCGCCAACGACGTGGTGCTGGAGAACGACGAGGTCATGACCCGCGTCATGGGCGTGGACGAGGCCCGCGAGGCCGGGGCGCGCGCGCTGTTCGGCGAGAAATACGGCGATGAGGTTCGCGTCGTCTCGATGGGCAAGACCGCGCGCGAGCGCGGCGTCAATGCGCTCGGCTGGTCGGTCGAGCTCTGTGGCGGCACCCATGTGCGGCGCACCGGCGATATCGGCCTGATCACGCTGACCGGCGAGAGCGCGGTCGCCTCCGGCGTCCGCCGCATCGAGGCGCTCACTGGAAATTACGCGCGCAAGCACGCCAACGACACCATGGCGCTGGCGAAAACCGCGGCGAGCGAGCTTCGCACCTCGCTGGACGACGTCCCGGCGCGCATCACGGCGCTGATGGAGGAGCGCAAGAAGCTCGAGCGCGAGCTCTCCGACGCCCGCAAGAAGCTCGCGATGGGCGGCGGTGCGTCCGCCGGGAACAACGCAGCCTCCGGCGTGCGCGAGGTCGGCGGCGTCAAGCTGATGGCGCGCGCGGTCCAGGGCATCGAGATGAAGGATCTCAAGAGCCTCGCCGACGAGGCCAAGAAGCAGATCGGCTCCGGCGTGGTCGCGATCGTCGGCGTCACCGAAGACGGCAAGGCCGGAATCGTGGTCGGCGTCACCGCCGATCTCACCGCGCGCTTCAACGCCGTGAATTTGGTGCGCGTCGCATCCGAAGCGCTCGGCGGCAAGGGCGGCGGTGGTCGGCCCGACATGGCGCAGGCCGGCGGCCCCGACGGCGCCAAGGCGACCGACGCGCTGGCGGCGATCGAAAAAGCCATCCTCGAACAAAAAGCGGCAGGCGCGTAA